A window from Vigna angularis cultivar LongXiaoDou No.4 chromosome 7, ASM1680809v1, whole genome shotgun sequence encodes these proteins:
- the LOC108336962 gene encoding uncharacterized protein LOC108336962: protein MKPALLQLISYNQFSSMDNEDPHAHLVTFYELCGSEDVEHKFLARFFPPSKSTEIKAAIATFIQGVDEPLCEAWERFKSLLRKCPCNGFNLEMQVQTFCNGLQPHTKMILDASFGGSVLFKIVDEAIVVIENMASTDMRSQHGRTQAQKRGVYELGAQDALLAQNKLLAQQMEFLTESMSKLPQQCQAMQAHAQPHHQVMRCDFCGDNHPNGHCQVPSSSQPEEVNYMENQGRQNFFNNPFPNPSNQGWRQAQGASSSRNLYQPAQLDQHYPSESDRTSQLEETLQMFMQQSIQNQKNIDASIKNLEVQVGQLVKQLTNQHGG from the exons atgaagcctgctctactcCAGCTCATCAGTTATAATCAATTTTCTAGCATGGACAATGAAGACCCTCATGCTCATTTGGTCACTTTCTATGAATTGTGTGGCTCT GAGGATGTGGAACACAAATTTCTTGCTcgcttctttccaccatcaaagagcacagaAATAAAGGCTGCAATTGCTACTTTCATCCAAGGAGTAGATGAACCACTATGTGAAGCTTGGGAAAGATTCAAATCTTTATTGAGGAAGTGTCCCTGTAATGGATTCAACCtagaaatgcaagtgcaaacCTTCTGCAATGGTTTACAACCTCATACAAAGATGATACTTGATGCATCTTTTGGTGGTTCGGTTCTATTCAAAATTGTTGATGAAGCCATTGttgttattgaaaatatggcctCCACTGACATGCGAAGTCAACATGGGAGAACACAAGCACAAAAGAGAGGAGTTTATGAACTTGGTGCTCAGGATGCACTACTTGCACAAAACAAACTTCTGGCCCAACAAATGGAGTTCCTAACTGAAAGTATGTCCAAGCTACCTCAACAGTGTCAAGCAATGCAAGCTCATGCTCAACCGCATCATCAGgtaatgagatgtgatttctgtggagatAATCATCCCAACGGTCATTGTCAAGTTCCTAGTAGTTCCCAACCTGAAGAAGTCAACTATATGGAGAACCAAGGAAGACAAAACTTCTTCAACAACCCTTTCCCTAATCCTTccaatcaagggtggagacaaGCTCAAGGAGCTTCTAGTAGTAGAAATCTGTATCAACCTGCTCAACTTGATCAACATTATCCATCTGAGAGTGATCGGACTTCACAACTAGAAGAAACATTGCAAATGTTCATGCAACAAtccatccaaaaccagaaaaatatTGATGCATCCATAAAGAATCTGGAAGTGCAAGTTGGTCAGTTAGTTAAGCAATTGACAAACCAACATGGTGGATAA
- the LOC108337357 gene encoding molybdate transporter 1, with the protein MAMAYENPPSVPISDPEAQEITPTPAASTGAPAKGYSAKEVANKVKNNFVFHSKWGELNGAMGDLGTYIPIVLALTLARDLNLGTTLIFTGVYNIITGAIYGVPMPVQPMKSIAAQALSDQTFGVPEIMAAGILTGGVLFVLGVTGLMRLVYMFIPLCVVRGIQLAQGLSFALTAVKYVRKIQDLPKSKSLGDRHWFGLDGLVLAIVCLCFIVIVNGAGEKNRGCCDGVQGDDLGGGQKRDEVATRSKTSKVRRVIFSLPSAFMVFVLGVVLAFVRRHEVVHEIKFGPSSIEVVKFSKHAWKRGFVKGAIPQLPLSILNSVVAVCKLSSDLFPGRDFSVTSLSVTVGLMNLVGSWFGAMPSCHGAGGLAGQYKFGGRSGACVALLGVAKLALGLVLGSSLAHILRQFPVGILGVLLLFAGIELAMCCRDMNTKEDSFVMLICTAVSLVGSSAALGFLCGMIIYVLLRLRNWSRDKPLSAIWMQKSPQQV; encoded by the coding sequence ATGGCAATGGCATACGAAAACCCTCCTTCGGTTCCAATCTCTGATCCTGAAGCACAGGAAATCACTCCAACGCCTGCTGCTTCCACCGGCGCACCAGCCAAAGGTTATTCAGCCAAAGAGGTGGCGAACAAAGTGAAGAACAACTttgtttttcattcaaaatgGGGTGAACTGAACGGTGCCATGGGTGATCTTGGTACCTATATACCAATAGTGTTGGCCTTGACCCTTGCTAGGGACCTCAACCTTGGCACCACACTCATCTTCACAGGTGTCTACAACATCATCACCGGAGCCATCTATGGCGTCCCCATGCCAGTCCAGCCCATGAAATCCATTGCTGCTCAGGCCTTGTCGGACCAAACGTTCGGCGTGCCGGAGATCATGGCTGCCGGTATATTGACCGGTGGGGTGCTGTTTGTTCTGGGTGTGACAGGGTTGATGCGGCTTGTGTACATGTTCATTCCTCTGTGTGTTGTGAGGGGAATTCAGCTGGCACAAGGCTTGTCTTTTGCTCTGACAGCAGTTAAGTATGTGAGGAAAATTCAGGACTTGCCAAAGAGTAAATCTTTGGGTGATAGACACTGGTTTGGGTTGGATGGGCTGGTTTTGGCtattgtgtgtttgtgtttcaTTGTGATTGTGAATGGGGCTGGGGAGAAGAATAGAGGGTGCTGTGATGGTGTGCAAGGTGATGATTTGGGTGGTGGCCAAAAGAGGGATGAGGTTGCAACAAGAAGCAAGACAAGCAAGGTGAGAAGGGTTATTTTCTCACTACCTTCTGCTTTCATGGTGTTTGTGTTGGGGGTTGTTTTGGCCTTTGTGAGAAGGCATGAGGTTGTGCATGAGATAAAGTTTGGACCATCATCAATAGAGGTGGTGAAGTTTTCTAAGCATGCATGGAAGAGAGGGTTTGTGAAGGGTGCAATTCCTCAACTTCCATTGTCAATTTTGAACTCTGTGGTGGCTGTTTGTAAGTTGTCATCAGATTTGTTCCCAGGGAGGGATTTCTCAGTGACTTCATTGTCAGTGACAGTGGGGTTGATGAACTTGGTAGGAAGTTGGTTTGGTGCAATGCCAAGTTGCCATGGTGCTGGTGGACTTGCTGGGCAGTACAAGTTTGGTGGTAGGAGTGGTGCTTGTGTGGCACTTCTTGGTGTTGCAAAACTGGCCTTGGGGTTGGTGTTGGGAAGCTCTTTGGCACACATTTTAAGGCAATTTCCAGTGGGAATATTAGGGGTCTTGCTACTGTTTGCTGGAATAGAACTAGCCATGTGTTGTAGGGACATGAACACAAAGGAAGATTCCTTTGTGATGCTTATTTGCACTGCAGTTTCACTTGTGGGATCAAGTGCAGCTCTTGGCTTTTTGTGTGGAATGATTATTTATGTCCTTCTTAGGTTGAGGAATTGGTCAAGAGACAAACCACTTTCTGCTATTTGGATGCAGAAAAGTCCCCAGCAAGTCTGA